Proteins encoded in a region of the Nicotiana tomentosiformis chromosome 9, ASM39032v3, whole genome shotgun sequence genome:
- the LOC104118011 gene encoding ATP sulfurylase 1, chloroplastic-like: MATMASLFLKTPGPSQSLSKTQKTHFVLPLNYPVSYSWRSKFRAVPGARIRCGPLIEPDGGKLMDLVVEEPQRDLKRRQALSLPQIKLSKIDIQWVHVLSEGWASPLKGFMRESEFLQTLHFNSLRLGDGGSVVNMSVPIVLAIDDSHKNRIGGSSSVALVDDKDKLIAILNDVEIYKHNKEERIARTWGTTAPGLPYADEAITHAGNWLIGGDLEVIEPIKYDDGLDRFRLSPAELRDEFTRRNADAVFAFQLRNPVHNGHALLMTDTRRRLLEMGYKNPVLLLHPLGGYTKADDVPLQWRMRQHEKVLEDGVLDPETTVVSIFPSPMHYAGPTEVQWHAKARINAGANFYIVGRDPAGMGHPLEKRDLYDADHGKKVLSMAPGLQRLNILPFKVAAYDKTQNRMAFFDPSRTQDFLFISGTKMRSLAKNKESPPDGFMCPGGWKILVEYYDSLTPAGNGRVPEPVPV, from the exons ATGGCGACTATGGCTTCTCTTTTTCTCAAAACCCCAGGTCCATCTCAATCTTTATCCAAAACCCAGAAAACCCATTTCGTGTTACCCCTCAATTACCCTGTTTCGTATTCGTGGCGTTCCAAGTTCCGTGCCGTACCCGGGGCCCGAATCCGATGCGGGCCGCTGATTGAGCCCGACGGCGGAAAGCTTATGGACCTCGTCGTCGAGGAGCCACAGAGAGATTTGAAGAGGAGACAGGCTTTGTCTCTTCCGCAAATCAAGCTGTCAAAGATTGATATCCAATGGGTTCACGTGCTCAGCGAGGGCTGGGCCAGCCCGTTGAAAGGATTCATGAGAGAATCCGAGTTCCTCCAAACTCTTCATTTTAATTCGCTCCGACTCGGTGACGGCGGCTCAGTCGTCAACATGTCGGTGCCGATTGTGTTAGCCATCGATGATTCTCATAAGAATAGGATCGGTGGGTCTTCCAGTGTTGCCCTTGTTGATGACAAGGATAAGCTTATTGCCATTCTTAACGA TGTTGAGATCTACAAGCATAATAAAGAAGAACGGATAGCCAGAACTTGGGGAACAACTGCCCCAGGTCTACCTTACGCAGATGAAGCAATAACTCATGCTGGAAACTGGCTAATTGGTGGTGATTTGGAAGTTATAGAACCAATCAAGTACGATGATGGTCTTGACAGGTTCCGGCTTTCCCCTGCTGAACTTCGAGATGAGTTTACGAGGCGCAATGCAGATGCAGTGTTTGCTTTTCAACTCAGAAATCCAGTGCATAATGGCCACGCATTATTGATGACAGACACACGTCGTCGACTTCTTGAGATGGGATACAAGAATCCTGTCCTTTTGCTTCATCCTCTGGGAGGTTACACAAAGGCAGATGATGTTCCACTTCAGTGGCGAATGAGGCAACATGAGAAG GTACTTGAAGATGGGGTGCTTGACCCAGAGACTACTGTGGTCTCTATATTTCCATCTCCTATGCACTATGCTGGTCCAACTGAGGTGCAATGGCACGCAAAGGCGCGCATCAATGCAGGAGCTAACTTTTACATTGTGGGCCGGGATCCAGCTGGGATGGGCCATCCATTGGAGAAGAGAGATTTGTATGATGCAGATCACGGAAAGAAGGTACTCAGTATGGCCCCCGGGTTACAGCGGCTGAATATCTTGCCTTTCAAG GTGGCTGCATATGATAAGACTCAGAATAGAATGGCATTCTTTGATCCCTCTAGGACTCAAGACTTTCTCTTCATATCAGGCACCAAG ATGCGATCCCTTGCAAAGAATAAAGAGAGCCCTCCAGATGGTTTTATGTGCCCTGGTGGTTGGAAGATCTTGGTGGAATACTATGATAGTTTGACTCCAGCCGGGAACGGCAGAGTTCCTGAACCTGTCCCAGTTTGA